A stretch of Episyrphus balteatus chromosome 2, idEpiBalt1.1, whole genome shotgun sequence DNA encodes these proteins:
- the LOC129910807 gene encoding arginine-glutamic acid dipeptide repeats protein isoform X4, producing the protein MAASTQGEIRVGPGHQVIDVYAKLPDYNPISSFPVDKEIDERELEEPRWSPGIVADGDLIMFVRAARSMAAFQGMCDGGLEDGCLAASRDDTTINALDVLHDSGYDTGTALQALVKCPVSKGIDKKWTEDETKKFIKGLRQFGKNFFRIHKDLLPHKETPELVEFYYLWKKTPGANNNRPHRRRRQSSLRRNRVTRASNAPPTKKEDTPEPQVPIEPIPVAKEENSSLTEDEASECDSDSSLTNKRDESPSRMRTRNKPQQNNNKEQVANGKRPKRGGTETPEVTDTNSPKTPTKTESNNKRKQAKQDTPNKKKRSDTDGDITDDSKEKRKRSDSPVESMNSDSRPDSVLDEGENTNDTPDPPQLAIAPPKEVEDKVVDEKVIVPVVVEHQAVKVEKELEQDEETNQQAPIVVVQQPQQLSPEKQCPDEIEKMPQPPIVNDQLNENDVSQEIPVQLPAVIPPPEEMVNNGGYVPKEQEMLSKIANMKQETNIALQPAVIGVVPPPTQPVLAPVVVPPQPPMEFSAKEVYIKKEPLDDSSSMDATCNQNSNEPQDLKVKIEVKSEEPKPNVNISPAGMSVGLPPPSALNPQACVNEMPEHKYDTQQPPPPFDGHIKFNNPSSEMKYPGDIEMKYNDQIKYNPAGEVVAKFPHEMKYPPPCEPMKYGQELPGKYELKYGMEHGGLPPKSFNEPIKIPDLKAYQQQQQHQPHQPPPSQENQQMKYPPLGSGDSNQQQQNPVAMPKPHYQADIHSLSRSPYDSSIMLKYGDPMGAKYGLGPPPGHQQPQDLKYPPPDGALKSAYHGENLIKSSPFGDPQGVVNKYPPSESPIDASSRSTPGQDSQGSNSNSQQSQQFHSPHPSPHMPSAVPAGMHPQNLVSQQHPGMPPNSLHHPTPTHPGMLSSLASQQQQLQHQHQLQQQQLQQQHQQQQQQQQQQQAQQVQQQQQQQQQQQQQQQQQQQQQQQQQQQQQQQQSQNSNSSNIQTSSSSSMLMPPSSGPNILMPPSSLQHMQPGGPSHLPPLHRPHQDIPQSLHHPGIPLSLQGHGGHGIPPPPQSHHPSSMQQQSPAGQQQGVRTPSPAQQRPMESQNNSNSQNSNSREQQMQQQPPHRTSPLPGLSNPQGMLGHPMPLHPHMHMQGHPVHHAAHMMGGPGMGGAGGPGAPLSLIGTAMSGLNDSGISRRTPPVGGIPSSVSSASSVQTTTTVPSSAFSRASPSVQNSSGPSQGPPQMHINSSSGSSSHRPSSPASSGGSISRQSPLHPVPQSPLGHHPSASALSAAAAAVAERDRHALLRQQSPHMTPPPVSSASALMASPLSKMYGPQAQRGLGTSPPPHLRPGASPPVIRHPQMPLPLPLIGPGAAMPQMGVHPGQAPYPHHLLHPSMFYSHHHNPFNSPYPYHPYGPGFPTAYMKPPPPAGPLDPAAVMAHHQGIPPQSTATRPEESSHSSAMDKQNMQNMQHKIKPPTPKTPQGSNSGNSASSTPTGVGGPVGPGGPGSGGGGGGGGGGGPPPQSQYPGSHPAYPPQQHPAFQENSPTLVKPTSHMDALRAHAHSASSNLGSHHSTEPLPIDIEPDPEPEIPSPTHNIPRGPSPEAKPDDTECHRSQSAIFVRHIDRGDYNSCTRTDLIFKPVADSKLARKREERDRKIAEKERERRQQQQQQQQQQQQQAQAAQQAAQQAKLKAELKPPYADTPALRQLSEYARPHVAFSPVEPMVAPYHHPMGPMYSRERQNYFFFGNYRELEDLKNAQAAAAASQSRLDPHWMEYYRMRGMHPSQFPLYANPAAISQMERERLGIPPPHHVSMDPNEHMIRLTREYHAHSHTHLHLPSQQQQEAGFQLPPNVGPYPRPNMLMQREPHSDVLLRMSYADQLQAAEFQRQSLHDQYFRNQLR; encoded by the exons ATGGCGGCCTCCACTCAAGGAGAAATACGAGTGGGTCCCGGCCACCAGGTAATCGATGTCTAT GCAAAACTGCCCGATTATAATCCAATTTCAAGTTTTCCCGTTGATAAAGAAATCGATGAGCGTGAATTAGAAGAACCACGATGGAGTCCTGGAATAGTTGCCGATGGAGATTTAATAATGTTTGTACGTGCAGCACGTTCCATGGCAGCATTTCaag GCATGTGTGATGGAGGTTTAGAAGATGGTTGTTTAGCAGCAAGTCGTGATGATACTACAATAAATGCACTTGACGTT ttACATGATTCCGGTTATGATACAGGAACCGCCCTACAAGCTCTAGTTAAGTGTCCAGTTTCCAAAGGAATTGATAAAAAATGGACagaagatgaaacaaaaaaatttataaaaggtcTAAGACAATTTGGCAAGAATTTCTTTCGTATTCACAAAGATCTATTACCGCACAAAGAAACCCCCGAGCTTGTTGAATTCTACTATTTGTGGAAAAAGACTCCAGGCGCTAATAATAATCGACCACATCGTCGTCGGCGACAATCATCGTTGCGCCGTAATCGTGTAACACGTGCCAGTAACGCACCACCAACGAAAAAAGAGGACACACCCGAACCTCAAGTACCAATTGAACCAATTCCCGTAGCTAAAGAAGAGAACAGCTCATTGACCGAAGACGAAGCCAGTGAATGTGATAGTGATTCAAGCTTAACCAACAAAAGGGATGAATCACCATCTAGAATGAGGACACGTAATAAACCacaacaaaacaataataagGAACAAGTGGCAAATGGTAAGAGACCGAAACGAGGTGGAACCGAAACGCCAGAAGTTACCGATACAAACAGTCCCAAAACACCAACCAAAACGGAGAGCAATAATAAACGCAAGCAGGCGAAACAGGATACGCCTAACAAGAAGAAGAGGTCCGATACGGACGGAGACATCACCGATGATAGTAAGGAGAAGAGAAAGAGATCGGACAGTCCGGTGGAGAGCATGAATTCGGACAGTCGTCCCGATTCGGTGCTGGATGAGGGTGAAAATACAAATGATACACCTGATCCACCGCAGTTGGCTATTGCTCCGCCCAAAGAAGTCGAAGATAAAGTGGTGGACGAAAAGGTTATCGTTCCTGTTGTTGTTGAACATCAAGCTGTGAAAGTTGAAAAAGAACTGGAACAGGACGAAGAAACCAACCAGCAAGCACCGATTGTTGTAGTTCAGCAGCCACAACAGTTATCGCCAGAGAAACAGTGTCCTGATGAAATCGAGAAAATGCCACAACCGCCGATAGTTAATGATCAGTTAAATGAGAACGATGTGTCACAGGAAATACCGGTGCAGCTTCCTGCTGTTATTCCACCTCCAGAAGAGATGGTTAATAATGGTGGCTATGTTCCCAAGGAACAGGAAATGCTCTCTAAGATCGCCAACATGAAGCAGGAGACGAATATTGCCCTGCAACCGGCTGTTATCGGAGTGGTACCACCACCAACTCAGCCCGTACTAGCACCAGTAGTAGTACCACCTCAACCACCAATGGAGTTTTCAGCTAAAGAAGTGTACATTAAAAAAGAACCACTGGACGATTCGTCTTCAATGGATGCAACATGTAATCAAAATAGCAATGAACCACAAGACCTGAAGGTCAAAATTGAGGTCAAGAGCGAGGAACCCAAGCCAAATGTAAATATTTCCCCAGCTGGCATGTCTGTTGGACTGCCACCTCCGTCAGCGCTCAATCCTCAAGCGTGTGTCAACGAGATGCCAGAGCATAAATACGACACTCAACAGCCACCACCTCCATTCGATGGTCACATCAAGTTTAACAATCCCAGCAGCGAAATGAAATATCCTGGAGATATTGAAATGAAGTACAACGATCAAATCAAGTACAACCCAGCAGGCGAGGTTGTTGCGAAATTCCCTCATGAAATGAAATATCCACCGCCATGTGAACCGATGAAATATGGACAGGAGTTGCCAGGCAAATACGAATTAAAATACGGTATGGAGCATGGCGGCTTGCCACCAAAGTCATTCAATGAACCTATCAAAATCCCAGATCTCAAGGCAtatcagcagcagcaacaacatcaACCCCATCAACCGCCGCCTTCACAGGAGAACCAACAGATGAAGTATCCTCCATTAGGTAGCGGTGATTCCAATCAACAACAGCAGAACCCCGTTGCAATGCCAAAACCACACTATCAGGCTGACATTCATTCTTTGTCCCGCTCGCCTTACGATTCGAGCATAATGCTTAAATATGGCGATCCAATGGGTGCTAAATATGGTCTGGGACCACCACCTGGACACCAACAGCCGCAGGATTTGAAATACCCTCCACCGGATGGTGCACTCAAATCGGCCTACCATGGGGAAAATCTTATCAAAAGTAGTCCGTTTGGTGATCCTCAAGGTGTTGTCAATAAGTATCCGCCTTCAGAAAGTCCCATTGACGCTTCGTCTCGGTCTACACCCGGTCAGGATAGTCAGGGAAGTAATAGCAATTCGCAGCAGTCACAACAGTTTCATTCACCACATCCCTCACCCCATATGCCTTCAGCTGTGCCCGCGGGCATGCACCCACAGAACTTGGTTTCGCAGCAACATCCTGGTATGCCACCGAACTCGTTGCATCATCCAACACCCACACACCCAGGAATGCTCAGTTCGCTGGCTTCACAACAGCAACAATTGCAGCATCAGCATCAACTTCAACAACAGCAGcttcaacaacaacatcaacaacaacagcaacaacaacaacaacagcaagcaCAACAAgtgcagcagcaacaacaacagcaacagcagcaacaacaacagcagcagcaacaacaacaacagcaacaacaacaacaacagcagcaacaacaacagcagtcACAAAATTCCAACTCGTCGAATATACAAACTTCATCTTCATCAAGTATGTTAATGCCACCATCATCGGGTCCAAACATACTAATGCCACCAAGTTCGTTGCAACATATGCAACCTGGTGGGCCAAGTCATTTGCCGCCACTGCATAGACCACACCAAGATATTCCACAATCTCTTCATCATCCTGGTATTCCTCTCTCCCTACAAGGACATGGTGGGCATGGAATTCCACCTCCTCCACAAAGTCATCATCCTTCATCCATGCAACAGCAATCGCCAGCTGGACAACAACAAGGAGTACGAACGCCATCACCTGCTCAACAACGCCCCATGGAGtctcaaaataattcaaactCCCAAAACAGCAATAGCCGGGAACAGCAAATGCAACAGCAGCCTCCTCATCGAACATCACCTCTTCCGGGACTATCGAATCCACAGGGAATGCTTGGTCACCCAATGCCGCTTCACCCTCACATGCACATGCAAGGTCACCCAGTGCACCATGCAGCCCATATGATGGGTGGGCCTGGAATGGGCGGTGCAGGAGGACCTGGTGCTCCTCTGTCTCTGATCGGAACAGCGAtgagcggactaaacgactccGGAATTAGTAGACGTACCCCACCTGTAGGTGGAATTCCTTCGTCGGTGTCATCCGCTTCCTCTGTACAAACCACAACAACGGTGCCATCATCTGCATTTAGCCGAGCAAGTCCCAGCGTCCAAAACAGTTCAGGACCATCTCAAGGACCTCCACAAATGCACATAAACTCCTCTTCTGGTTCTTCCTCTCATCGACCGTCATCTCCAGCATCTAGTGGAGGCAGCATAAGCCGCCAATCTCCTCTCCACCCAGTGCCACAGAGTCCTCTAGGTCATCACCCCTCTGCATCGGCTCTTTCAGCTGCCGCAGCTGCAGTGGCTGAACGCGATCGTCATGCTTTGCTACGTCAACAATCACCGCATATGACTCCCCCACCGGTGTCTAGTGCATCAGCATTAATGGCCAGTCCTCTTAGTAAAATGTACGGCCCTCAGGCTCAACGGGGTTTGGGAACTTCACCACCTCCCCATTTGCGTCCTGGTGCATCACCGCCCGTGATACGACATCCGCAGATGCCACTTCCTCTTCCCTTAATCGGACCTGGAGCGGCAATGCCCCAAATGGGAGTGCATCCAGGTCAGGCGCCATACCCCCATCACCTGCTGCACCCTTCAATGTTCTACTCGCACCATCACAATCCTTTCAACTCACCTTACCCATACCATCCGTATGGTCCTGGCTTCCCAACGGCGTACATGAAACCTCCTCCGCCGGCGGGACCACTCGATCCAGCGGCGGTTATGGCTCACCATCAGGGCATACCACCACAATCGACAGCAACCCGTCCCGAAGAGAGCTCACACTCGTCGGCGATGGATAAGCAAAACATGCAAAATATGCAGCACAAAATCAAACCACCCACACCAAAGACGCCACAAGGTAGCAACAGTGGCAATAGCGCTAGTTCAACTCCAACCGGTGTTGGAGGACCAGTCGGACCAGGTGGACCCGGCTCAGGTGGAGGAGGCGGAGGTGGAGGTGGTGGTGGTCCACCACCACAATCTCAGTATCCTGGTTCTCATCCCGCTTATCCACCACAGCAACATCCAGCGTTCCAAGAGAACTCTCCAACGCTCGTCAAGCCTACAAGTCACATGGACGCGTTGCGTGCACATGCGCACTCGGCGAGTAGTAATTTAGGCAGCCATCATTCAACTGAACCTT TACCAATCGATATTGAACCAGATCCAGAGCCAGAAATTCCAAGTCCTACGCACAACATTCCTCGTGGACCTAGTCCCGAGGCTAAACCTGATGACACCGAATGCCATCGATCACAATCTGCAAT atttgTAAGGCACATTGACAGAGGAGACTACAACTCCTGCACAAGAACTGATTTGATATTCAAACCAGTTGCTGACTCGAAATTGGCACGCAAACGAGAAGAACGTGACCGAAAGATTGCCGAAAAGGAAAGAGAACGAAGACAG caacaacaacagcagcaacaacaacagcaacagcaggCCCAGGCTGCCCAACAAGCTGCTCAACAGGCCAAACTTAAAGCTGAATTGAAACCTCCCTACGCTGATACACCTGCCCTTCGACAGCTTTCCGAGTATGCAAGGCCACATGTTGCATTCAG CCCTGTTGAACCGATGGTAGCACCATATCATCACCCAATGGGGCCAATGTATAGTAGAGAGAG ACAAAATTACTTCTTTTTCGGTAATTACAGGGAACTTGAAGACCTGAAGAACGCACAAGCAGCTGCTGCTGCAAGCCAATCACGATTGGATCCACACTGGATGGAATACTATAGGATGAG agGAATGCATCCTTCGCAATTCCCACTATATGCGAATCCCGCTGCAATATCACAAATGGAAAGGGAACGCCTCGGAATACCACCACCACATCACGTTAGCATGGATCCAAACGAGCACATG ATACGATTGACCCGAGAATATCATGCACATTCTCATACTCATTTACATTTGCCTTCACAGCAACAACAGGAAGCCGGATTTCAACTGCCAC cGAATGTTGGACCATATCCGAGACCAAATATGCTTATGCAGAGGGAACCCCATTCGGATGTTTTACTTCGGATGTCGTACGCTGATCAGCTTCAg GCGGCTGAATTCCAAAGGCAATCCCTTCATGATCAGTATTTCAG